In one window of Desulfonatronospira thiodismutans ASO3-1 DNA:
- a CDS encoding Druantia anti-phage system protein DruA: MQTILRYRGRDITEEDVRFIRQLIFEHPGDSRWALSKKLCTAWNWVQQNGQLKDMVCRGLMLALHRQGHIILPPAQKVTATGYNRKEPVSVQVDQTPLTSSLKDITPLEFRQVRKTPFEGLFSSLLKEHHYLGYTQPVGEHLKYLVFANKQPIACLSWSSAPRHIGVRDNFIGWTQKDREKNLFLIAYNSRFLILPWIQVSCLASHILAQMTKIVQRDWESIYKHPIYYLETFVDQERFKGTCYFAANWLYLGQTTGRGKNDHTGKANRSLKAVLGYPLTRDFRKRLRGLNR; this comes from the coding sequence ATGCAAACGATACTGAGATACAGGGGCAGGGACATCACAGAAGAAGATGTCCGGTTCATCAGACAGCTCATTTTCGAGCATCCTGGAGACAGCCGGTGGGCCTTGTCCAAAAAGCTCTGCACAGCATGGAACTGGGTCCAGCAAAACGGCCAACTCAAGGACATGGTCTGCAGGGGGCTCATGCTGGCCCTGCACAGACAGGGGCACATAATTCTTCCGCCGGCACAAAAAGTAACTGCCACTGGGTACAATCGCAAAGAACCAGTCTCGGTTCAGGTGGATCAAACCCCACTTACATCTTCACTCAAGGACATCACCCCTCTTGAGTTTCGACAGGTGCGCAAGACACCTTTTGAGGGCCTGTTTTCCAGCCTCCTCAAGGAGCATCATTATCTGGGCTACACCCAGCCTGTGGGCGAGCACCTCAAGTACCTGGTCTTTGCAAACAAGCAGCCCATAGCCTGTCTTTCCTGGTCTTCAGCTCCAAGGCATATCGGCGTCCGGGACAATTTCATCGGCTGGACCCAAAAAGACAGGGAAAAGAATCTCTTTCTTATTGCCTACAACAGCAGGTTCCTCATCCTGCCCTGGATCCAGGTCTCCTGCTTGGCCTCCCATATCCTGGCCCAAATGACCAAGATTGTGCAAAGGGACTGGGAGAGCATCTACAAGCATCCGATATATTACCTGGAAACCTTTGTTGATCAAGAGCGCTTCAAAGGAACCTGTTATTTTGCAGCCAACTGGCTCTATCTCGGGCAGACTACAGGCCGGGGCAAAAACGACCACACAGGCAAAGCAAACCGTTCACTCAAGGCTGTCCTGGGCTATCCCCTGACCCGAGACTTTCGGAAGCGATTGCGGGGGCTCAACCGGTGA